Proteins encoded by one window of Sediminicoccus rosea:
- a CDS encoding Bug family tripartite tricarboxylate transporter substrate binding protein — translation MSLKRRHLLLTPLAMPALATAQTDEPWPSRPIRCIVPFPAGGGTDLAARIATRRLSEALGQPIVIENRPGAGGTIGSNAVARAAPDGYTIGVATTSTHPVATVLQRDVPYDPVTSFTAITMLGTTPYVLVAGRAVPAGNLAEFLAHARARPGQVSYASVGVTTLGYLLTRQFEMLTGISMHHVPYRGSSQVYPDLLNGTVGVLLDNPPASAAMVRDGQLKAFAVTQRSNLLPGVPTFESLGVAGFDAVFWYGLVAPAGLPPAMAARMQQALAAHFLTDAGRAEMRASDIEPVMSAPAAFAASIAADSARWRALAQRLDIRPE, via the coding sequence ATGAGCCTGAAGCGCCGCCATCTCCTGCTCACGCCGCTGGCCATGCCGGCCTTGGCGACGGCCCAGACCGACGAGCCCTGGCCCAGCCGGCCCATCCGCTGCATCGTGCCCTTCCCGGCGGGCGGCGGCACCGACCTCGCGGCGCGGATCGCGACGCGGCGGCTCTCCGAGGCGTTGGGCCAACCCATCGTGATCGAGAACCGGCCCGGCGCGGGCGGCACCATCGGCAGCAACGCGGTGGCCCGCGCGGCGCCTGACGGCTACACCATCGGCGTCGCCACCACGAGCACGCATCCCGTGGCCACCGTGCTGCAGCGCGACGTGCCCTATGATCCCGTCACCTCCTTCACCGCCATCACCATGCTGGGCACCACGCCCTATGTGCTGGTGGCCGGGCGCGCCGTGCCGGCGGGCAACCTGGCGGAATTCCTGGCCCATGCGCGGGCGCGGCCGGGGCAGGTGAGCTATGCCTCGGTGGGGGTGACGACGCTCGGCTACCTGCTGACGCGGCAATTCGAGATGCTGACCGGCATCTCGATGCATCACGTGCCCTATCGCGGCTCCTCGCAGGTCTATCCGGACCTGCTGAACGGCACGGTGGGCGTGCTGCTGGACAATCCGCCCGCCTCGGCCGCCATGGTGCGTGACGGCCAGCTCAAGGCCTTTGCCGTGACCCAGCGCTCCAACCTGCTGCCCGGCGTGCCGACCTTCGAGAGCCTGGGCGTGGCGGGCTTCGACGCCGTCTTCTGGTATGGGCTGGTGGCGCCCGCGGGCCTGCCGCCCGCCATGGCGGCGCGCATGCAGCAGGCGCTGGCCGCGCATTTCCTCACCGATGCCGGCCGCGCGGAGATGCGCGCGAGCGACATCGAGCCCGTCATGTCCGCGCCGGCCGCCTTCGCCGCGAGCATTGCCGCCGATTCCGCCCGCTGGCGGGCGCTGGCCCAGCGCCTCGACATCCGCCCCGAATAG
- the tpiA gene encoding triose-phosphate isomerase, with protein MRPLIAGNWKMNGNQREAARLAEALRGGAENADLLICPPFVHIHQVAALMLGSRVAVGAQDCHAAHHGAHTGDVSAAMLRDVGATHVILGHSERRTNHGENDAAVLAKTEAALTAGLIPIICVGETEAERLSGLADSVVEKQLGGSIPYGFITAGGIVAYEPVWAIGTGRTPTDRDIAAMHATMRTALVERFGPAARTTRLLYGGSVKPSNAAAIMALPDVDGALVGGASLVAEDFLAIAGAVPE; from the coding sequence ATTCGACCGCTCATTGCGGGCAATTGGAAGATGAACGGCAACCAGCGCGAGGCCGCCCGGCTGGCGGAGGCCCTCAGGGGCGGCGCGGAGAACGCCGATCTCCTCATCTGCCCGCCCTTCGTCCACATCCACCAGGTCGCGGCACTGATGCTGGGCAGCCGCGTCGCCGTGGGCGCGCAGGACTGCCACGCGGCCCATCACGGCGCCCATACCGGCGATGTGAGCGCGGCCATGCTGCGCGACGTGGGGGCCACGCATGTCATCCTCGGCCATTCGGAGCGCCGGACCAACCACGGCGAGAACGACGCCGCGGTGCTCGCCAAGACCGAGGCGGCGCTGACGGCGGGCCTCATCCCCATCATCTGCGTGGGCGAGACCGAGGCGGAGCGCCTTTCGGGCCTCGCCGATTCGGTCGTGGAGAAGCAGCTGGGGGGCTCGATCCCCTATGGCTTCATCACCGCGGGCGGGATCGTGGCCTATGAGCCGGTCTGGGCCATCGGCACCGGCCGCACGCCGACCGACCGTGACATCGCCGCCATGCACGCCACCATGCGAACCGCCCTGGTGGAGCGCTTCGGCCCCGCCGCGCGGACCACGCGGCTGCTCTATGGCGGTTCGGTGAAGCCTTCCAACGCGGCCGCGATCATGGCCCTGCCGGATGTGGATGGCGCGCTGGTGGGCGGTGCGAGCCTCGTCGCCGAGGATTTCCTCGCCATCGCGGGCGCGGTCCCCGAGTAG
- the trpE gene encoding anthranilate synthase component I: protein MCGSTRASSTRSRGIDVTGFAEFRAGFEAGQSQLLWRERVADLETPVGSFLKLAHGQPHSFLLESVEGGAARGRFSAIGMAPDLIWRCRDGKAECNTQALAAPHAFEPEALPPLQALAQRIAAIRTTLPPGLPPIAAGLFGYLGYDMVRQMERLPATKPDVLGIPEAVMIRPTLVAVFDHVRDALTLVTPVWADCGLEAEAAWALAQSRLDEAEVALDRPLPRPAPPARLPSPPAPASNFTAEGYMAAVERAREYIRAGDAFQIVPSQRFSAPFALPPFALYRALRRINPAPYLTFFDFGGFATVGASPEILVSVKEGEVTIRPLAGTRRRGATPEEDLALEAELLADPKERAEHLMLLDLGRNDVGRVAAIGTVKVTAQFRIERYSQVMHIASEVRGRLRQGLSALDALQAGFPAGTLSGAPKVRAMEIIEELEPSRRGLYAGGLGYFGVDGNMDVCIALRTALVKEGVLHVQAGAGVVADSDPRAEHEECIQKAKALFRAAEEAVRFAAGGR, encoded by the coding sequence ATGTGCGGATCAACCCGCGCCTCATCGACCAGATCGCGGGGAATTGACGTGACGGGCTTCGCCGAATTCCGCGCGGGCTTCGAGGCCGGGCAATCCCAGCTCCTCTGGCGCGAACGCGTGGCCGACCTCGAGACACCCGTCGGCAGCTTCCTCAAGCTCGCCCACGGGCAGCCGCATTCCTTCCTGCTGGAGAGCGTCGAGGGCGGGGCCGCGCGCGGCCGCTTCTCGGCCATCGGCATGGCGCCCGACCTGATCTGGCGCTGCCGGGACGGCAAGGCCGAGTGCAACACCCAGGCGCTCGCCGCGCCCCATGCCTTCGAGCCCGAGGCCCTGCCACCGCTGCAGGCGCTGGCCCAGCGCATCGCCGCCATCCGCACCACGCTGCCGCCCGGGCTCCCGCCCATCGCGGCCGGCCTCTTCGGCTATCTCGGCTATGACATGGTGCGCCAGATGGAGCGCCTGCCGGCCACCAAGCCCGATGTGCTCGGCATCCCCGAGGCGGTGATGATCCGTCCCACCCTGGTCGCCGTCTTCGACCATGTGCGCGACGCGCTGACGCTGGTGACGCCCGTCTGGGCCGATTGCGGCCTGGAGGCCGAGGCCGCCTGGGCGCTGGCGCAATCCCGCCTGGACGAGGCGGAGGTGGCGCTGGACCGCCCCCTGCCCCGCCCGGCGCCGCCCGCCCGGCTGCCCAGCCCGCCCGCCCCCGCCTCCAACTTCACGGCCGAGGGCTACATGGCGGCGGTCGAGCGCGCCCGCGAATACATCCGCGCGGGCGATGCCTTCCAGATCGTGCCGAGCCAGCGTTTCTCGGCGCCTTTCGCGCTGCCGCCCTTCGCGCTCTATCGCGCGCTGCGCCGGATCAATCCGGCCCCCTACCTGACCTTCTTCGATTTCGGTGGCTTTGCCACGGTCGGCGCCTCGCCCGAGATCCTGGTGAGCGTGAAGGAGGGGGAAGTTACCATCCGTCCGCTCGCTGGCACCCGTCGCCGCGGCGCCACGCCGGAGGAGGACCTGGCGCTGGAGGCCGAGCTGCTGGCCGATCCGAAGGAGCGCGCCGAGCATCTGATGCTGCTTGACCTCGGCCGCAACGATGTGGGCCGCGTCGCCGCCATCGGCACGGTGAAGGTGACGGCGCAGTTCCGCATCGAGCGCTATTCGCAGGTGATGCACATCGCCTCCGAGGTGCGCGGGCGGCTGCGCCAGGGGCTTTCCGCGCTGGATGCGCTGCAGGCGGGCTTCCCGGCCGGCACGCTCTCGGGCGCGCCCAAGGTGCGCGCGATGGAGATCATCGAGGAGCTGGAGCCCTCGCGGCGCGGCCTCTATGCCGGCGGCCTTGGCTATTTCGGCGTGGATGGCAACATGGATGTCTGCATCGCGCTGCGGACCGCGCTGGTGAAGGAGGGCGTGCTGCACGTCCAGGCCGGCGCCGGCGTGGTGGCCGACAGCGACCCGCGGGCCGAGCATGAGGAATGCATCCAGAAGGCCAAGGCGCTGTTCCGCGCCGCCGAGGAAGCGGTGCGCTTCGCGGCCGGGGGCCGCTAG
- a CDS encoding DUF6925 family protein — translation MQDALTDLLNEPETGFAIGVLGAIGEFIRDADEPVMATPLGRLTARGGVAIRLNRAEPRLIAWEEPSTDPRLWKQAAALILPEEEAAIGGNAVVTELGPDNQALREEDRTAELFDMGVGFPHLRACVRTADPALIRVLRDACGMPLLDPANPAGMAIIHASPHRVFVSKLARIEVFQPIPPPDGRSPEGPHTHLLPKLLATGRAHAATSPIPEGWVSVLDIFPAHPLRTPMLEPRAFDVARHAAFQALLARFGLPEMLAAKALARQTGAEAGEDRHARGAARVALRQMEAEAGLRPA, via the coding sequence ATGCAAGACGCCCTGACCGACCTCCTGAACGAGCCCGAGACCGGCTTCGCCATCGGCGTGCTGGGTGCGATCGGCGAATTCATCCGCGATGCGGATGAGCCGGTGATGGCCACGCCGCTCGGCCGCCTCACGGCGCGCGGCGGCGTCGCCATCCGGCTGAACCGGGCCGAGCCGCGCCTCATCGCCTGGGAGGAGCCCTCCACCGATCCGCGCCTCTGGAAGCAGGCGGCCGCGCTGATCCTGCCGGAGGAGGAAGCGGCCATCGGCGGGAATGCCGTCGTCACCGAGCTCGGCCCCGACAACCAGGCGCTGCGCGAGGAGGACCGCACGGCAGAGCTGTTCGACATGGGCGTGGGCTTCCCGCATCTGCGCGCCTGCGTCCGCACCGCGGACCCCGCGCTGATCCGCGTGCTGCGCGATGCCTGCGGCATGCCCCTGCTGGACCCGGCCAACCCGGCCGGCATGGCGATCATCCATGCCTCGCCGCACCGCGTCTTCGTCTCCAAGCTCGCGCGGATCGAGGTGTTCCAGCCCATCCCGCCGCCCGATGGCCGCTCGCCCGAGGGGCCGCACACGCATCTCCTGCCCAAGCTGCTTGCGACCGGCCGCGCCCATGCGGCGACCAGCCCCATCCCCGAGGGCTGGGTGAGCGTGCTCGACATCTTCCCCGCCCATCCGCTGCGCACGCCGATGCTGGAGCCGCGCGCCTTCGACGTGGCGCGGCATGCGGCCTTCCAGGCGCTGCTGGCCCGCTTCGGCCTGCCGGAGATGCTGGCCGCCAAGGCCCTGGCGCGGCAAACCGGGGCCGAGGCCGGCGAGGATCGCCACGCCCGTGGCGCCGCGCGCGTGGCGCTTCGCCAGATGGAGGCCGAGGCGGGATTGCGCCCCGCGTAA
- a CDS encoding Bug family tripartite tricarboxylate transporter substrate binding protein, which produces MTDRTHGVKRRALLAGGASLGLARQAAAQPAANWPDKPWRVLVGGAPGGASDIFMRILEPSLRESLAHGFWLDNRPGAGGMLAAEIAAQAPADGYNFFINHIASNGIGPHLHRRAGFEPNRDLTGVARIASMPNCLITLPSRGFNSVSDLVAFLRANPRAGTFGSAGVGTSSHLSGVMFGQRIGVELTHIPYRGTAPNMQAVLSGEILFAIDNAPASAQQVRAGMLKALAVSSATRWSQLPDLPTMQEAGIADFDVSSWYGLVAPSATARPVIEKLSGAILRALADPATIQRLREFGADPWPLGPAEYNAFMRAEEAKWGPIVRAAGATAN; this is translated from the coding sequence ATGACCGATCGCACCCACGGGGTGAAGCGCCGGGCGCTGCTCGCCGGCGGCGCCAGCCTTGGCCTGGCGCGCCAGGCGGCCGCGCAGCCCGCCGCCAATTGGCCGGACAAGCCCTGGCGCGTGCTGGTGGGCGGGGCGCCGGGCGGTGCGAGCGACATCTTCATGCGCATCCTGGAGCCCAGCCTGCGCGAAAGCCTGGCCCATGGCTTCTGGCTGGACAACCGGCCTGGGGCGGGCGGCATGCTGGCCGCCGAGATCGCCGCCCAGGCGCCGGCCGATGGCTACAACTTCTTCATCAACCACATCGCCAGCAACGGGATCGGGCCGCATCTGCACCGCCGCGCCGGCTTCGAGCCGAACCGCGACCTGACCGGCGTGGCCCGCATCGCCTCCATGCCCAATTGCCTGATCACGCTGCCCTCGCGCGGGTTCAACAGCGTCTCCGACCTCGTCGCCTTCCTCCGCGCCAATCCGCGCGCCGGCACCTTCGGCTCGGCCGGGGTGGGCACCTCGTCCCACCTCAGCGGCGTGATGTTCGGCCAGAGGATCGGCGTGGAACTGACGCATATCCCCTATCGCGGCACGGCGCCCAACATGCAGGCGGTGCTCTCGGGCGAGATCCTCTTCGCCATCGACAATGCCCCCGCCTCGGCCCAGCAGGTGCGCGCGGGCATGCTGAAGGCGCTGGCGGTGAGTTCCGCCACGCGCTGGTCCCAGCTGCCCGATCTGCCGACCATGCAGGAGGCCGGGATCGCCGATTTCGACGTCTCCTCCTGGTACGGGCTGGTGGCGCCGAGCGCCACGGCGCGCCCGGTGATCGAGAAGCTGAGCGGCGCCATCCTGCGGGCGCTGGCCGACCCGGCGACGATCCAGCGCCTGCGCGAATTCGGCGCCGACCCCTGGCCGCTCGGCCCGGCCGAATACAACGCCTTCATGCGGGCGGAGGAGGCGAAATGGGGTCCCATCGTGCGTGCCGCGGGCGCCACGGCGAATTGA
- a CDS encoding cysteate racemase, whose protein sequence is MRMLGVLGGMGPLASAEFMKALTLETPAERDQDHVPAILWSDPRVPDRTAARKHGGEDPLPWLLRGIRGLEAAGCGAIAIPCNTAHGWFAEMQAATSLPILHIVDAAAADLRRQGVTSGRIGLMGTTATLDMRLYQERLGIECITPGDALMQSHVMPAVGLVKANRVAEAYAPLAEVARRLRAEGADAVVLGCTEIPLGVAAGPALEFPVVDTVAALARAAIAWALAERDRAG, encoded by the coding sequence ATGCGCATGCTGGGTGTGCTGGGGGGAATGGGGCCGCTCGCCTCGGCCGAATTCATGAAGGCGCTGACGCTCGAAACTCCCGCCGAGCGCGACCAGGACCATGTGCCCGCCATCCTCTGGTCCGACCCGCGCGTGCCCGACCGCACCGCCGCCCGCAAGCATGGTGGCGAGGACCCGCTGCCCTGGCTGCTGCGCGGCATCCGCGGGCTGGAGGCGGCGGGCTGCGGCGCCATCGCCATTCCCTGCAACACGGCGCATGGCTGGTTCGCCGAGATGCAGGCCGCGACATCGCTGCCCATCCTGCACATCGTGGACGCGGCGGCGGCCGATCTGCGCCGGCAAGGCGTCACCTCGGGCCGCATCGGGCTGATGGGGACCACGGCGACGCTCGACATGCGCCTCTACCAGGAGCGGCTCGGCATCGAATGCATCACGCCTGGCGATGCGCTGATGCAAAGCCACGTCATGCCCGCCGTCGGCCTCGTGAAGGCCAATCGCGTGGCGGAGGCCTATGCCCCGCTGGCCGAGGTCGCGCGCCGGCTTCGGGCCGAGGGGGCGGATGCCGTCGTGCTCGGCTGCACCGAGATTCCGCTCGGCGTGGCGGCTGGCCCCGCGCTCGAATTCCCCGTGGTGGACACGGTGGCCGCACTGGCCCGCGCCGCGATCGCCTGGGCGCTTGCCGAGCGGGATCGCGCTGGCTAA
- a CDS encoding peptidylprolyl isomerase produces MITAMRRLAGTWFAKLLFVLLILSFAVWGIEDMLRNIGRDTAVARVGDDAIEVEEAQEAARRELQRIQRQLQGRMEMDARIRRAVAEQALEGLVLDRVLRQEQARMRIAVPDDVVRDYIFQIPGFAGLDGRFSREVFNNFLRSNEMTEARFLDLLRTDLGRQQLAGAVRAGAAAPEALGLRMLAWALERRTAMLVELPFAEAPEPEPPTEAQLVRYHENNARLFSTPEYRDVALATLNAARLMGEIEVSERDIEDGYAANRARYETPEKREVFQAVMQDEAAAQAIATAWRQAADFAAIEQAAQAAGGMATALGLSSRADLPLPALADAAFALTPGDVSAPVRTPFGWHVLRVGTVEAGAQRSLDEVRDELRAEIQAERAADLAFERVNRVEDALAGGASLAEAARRYSLGYVEARLDATGRAPDGTEVALPVAATVRPAVLRAIFAAERGAPPRLQEGEWGFIAMDVREITPPALRPLDTVREQVVAGFLADARRRWQEERAAALLAATRAGQTLAAAAEAAGIKAEELGPFPREPGGGNPMPRDLLAPVFELAPNATTMVERAQSFAVMQLLSVTPADLSGAGAALTALRSEAAQAMAEDFETQYQAALRARANVRINPRLIDQIAGN; encoded by the coding sequence ATGATCACCGCAATGCGCCGGCTGGCCGGCACCTGGTTCGCCAAGCTCCTCTTCGTCCTGCTGATCCTCTCCTTCGCGGTCTGGGGGATCGAGGACATGCTGCGCAACATCGGGCGCGACACCGCCGTGGCCCGCGTGGGCGACGACGCGATCGAGGTCGAGGAAGCACAGGAGGCGGCGCGGCGCGAGCTGCAACGCATCCAGCGCCAATTGCAGGGCCGCATGGAGATGGATGCCCGCATCCGCCGCGCGGTGGCCGAGCAGGCGCTGGAAGGCCTCGTCCTCGACCGCGTGCTGCGCCAGGAGCAGGCCCGCATGCGCATCGCGGTGCCGGATGACGTGGTGCGGGACTACATCTTCCAGATTCCCGGCTTCGCCGGCCTGGATGGCCGCTTCTCGCGCGAGGTCTTCAACAATTTCCTCCGCAGCAACGAGATGACGGAGGCGCGCTTCCTCGATCTGCTGCGCACCGATCTCGGCCGCCAGCAGCTGGCCGGCGCGGTGCGCGCCGGCGCGGCCGCGCCCGAGGCGCTGGGCCTACGCATGCTGGCCTGGGCGCTGGAGCGCCGGACCGCCATGCTGGTGGAACTCCCCTTCGCCGAGGCGCCCGAGCCCGAGCCGCCGACCGAGGCGCAGCTCGTCCGCTACCACGAGAACAATGCCCGCCTCTTCTCCACCCCCGAATACCGGGACGTGGCGCTGGCGACGCTCAACGCCGCGCGCCTGATGGGCGAGATCGAGGTCAGCGAGCGCGACATCGAGGACGGCTACGCCGCCAACCGCGCCCGCTACGAAACGCCGGAGAAGCGCGAGGTCTTCCAGGCCGTGATGCAGGACGAGGCGGCGGCCCAGGCCATCGCCACCGCCTGGCGCCAGGCCGCCGATTTCGCCGCGATCGAGCAGGCGGCCCAGGCGGCCGGCGGCATGGCGACGGCACTCGGCCTCTCCAGCCGGGCCGACCTGCCGCTGCCCGCGCTGGCGGATGCCGCCTTCGCGCTCACGCCCGGTGATGTCTCCGCCCCCGTCCGCACGCCCTTCGGCTGGCATGTGCTGCGCGTCGGCACCGTCGAGGCCGGCGCCCAGCGCAGCCTGGATGAGGTGCGCGACGAGCTGCGCGCCGAGATCCAGGCCGAGCGCGCCGCCGATCTCGCCTTCGAGCGGGTGAACCGCGTCGAGGATGCGCTGGCCGGCGGCGCCAGCCTGGCCGAGGCGGCGCGCCGCTACTCGCTCGGCTATGTCGAGGCGCGACTGGACGCGACGGGCCGCGCGCCGGATGGCACCGAGGTGGCGCTGCCCGTGGCCGCCACCGTGCGCCCGGCCGTGCTGCGCGCCATCTTCGCCGCCGAGCGCGGCGCGCCGCCCCGGCTGCAGGAAGGCGAATGGGGCTTCATCGCCATGGATGTCCGCGAGATCACGCCGCCCGCCTTGCGCCCCTTGGACACGGTCCGGGAGCAGGTCGTCGCCGGCTTCCTGGCCGATGCCCGCCGCCGCTGGCAGGAGGAGCGCGCGGCTGCCCTGCTCGCCGCGACCCGCGCGGGGCAGACGCTCGCCGCGGCCGCCGAGGCCGCCGGGATCAAGGCCGAGGAACTTGGCCCCTTCCCGCGCGAGCCGGGCGGCGGCAACCCCATGCCGCGCGACCTGCTGGCCCCGGTCTTCGAGTTGGCGCCCAACGCCACCACCATGGTCGAGCGCGCGCAATCCTTCGCCGTCATGCAGCTGCTGAGCGTGACGCCGGCCGATCTCTCGGGCGCGGGCGCGGCGCTGACCGCCCTGCGCAGCGAGGCGGCGCAGGCCATGGCCGAGGATTTCGAGACGCAGTACCAGGCGGCGCTGCGCGCCCGCGCCAATGTGCGGATCAACCCGCGCCTCATCGACCAGATCGCGGGGAATTGA
- a CDS encoding class II aldolase/adducin family protein — protein sequence MDGITPPYRVNELTPDPRVSFDPKVSGDYVKYAHRLAARGLVNSSVGGMVIRVPHPDYEQGICYAKPQGISLEEVEVEDLVITDIPYGRILAGERATTVGHQMNREILRLRPDVNCVIHLHHDETIAFLAAGYEEFRSFSLTYGFLMQKPAHYLPASINVEEDVAPIKTFIQDTNCIIMRRHGFTVLGRTLSEAYHRTCVLVSEVKRNIIVETLCAVNGKTPEYISDEDLAKMGTYGDKVMYPELIKRA from the coding sequence ATGGATGGCATCACCCCGCCCTATCGCGTGAACGAACTGACGCCCGACCCGCGCGTGAGCTTCGACCCCAAGGTGAGCGGCGACTACGTGAAATACGCCCACCGCCTCGCCGCGCGCGGCCTCGTCAACAGCAGCGTGGGCGGCATGGTGATCCGCGTGCCGCATCCGGATTACGAGCAGGGGATCTGCTATGCGAAGCCCCAGGGCATCAGCCTGGAGGAGGTGGAGGTCGAGGACCTGGTCATCACCGACATCCCCTATGGCCGCATCCTGGCGGGGGAACGCGCCACCACCGTCGGCCACCAGATGAACCGCGAGATCCTGCGGCTGCGCCCCGACGTGAACTGCGTGATCCATCTGCATCACGACGAGACCATCGCCTTCCTCGCGGCGGGCTACGAGGAGTTCCGCTCCTTCAGCCTGACCTACGGCTTCCTCATGCAGAAGCCGGCGCACTACCTGCCGGCGAGCATCAACGTCGAGGAGGATGTGGCGCCGATCAAGACCTTCATCCAGGACACCAACTGCATCATCATGCGCCGCCACGGCTTCACGGTGCTGGGCCGCACCCTGTCCGAGGCCTATCACCGCACCTGCGTGCTGGTGAGCGAGGTGAAGCGCAACATCATCGTCGAGACGCTCTGCGCCGTGAACGGCAAGACGCCCGAATACATCTCGGACGAGGACCTGGCGAAGATGGGAACCTATGGCGACAAGGTGATGTATCCGGAGCTGATCAAGCGGGCCTAG
- a CDS encoding acyl carrier protein: MSPAASAQTFETIADIIAETASVDRAKITPQAHVINDLGIDSLDFLDIVFEIDKRFGVKVPVEAWTEQVNSGKAPAEQFFVLGALCDRIDELVAAKQG; encoded by the coding sequence ATGTCCCCGGCCGCGTCTGCCCAGACCTTCGAGACCATCGCCGACATCATCGCGGAGACCGCGAGCGTGGACCGGGCGAAGATCACGCCCCAGGCCCATGTCATCAACGACCTCGGCATCGACAGCCTCGACTTCCTCGACATCGTCTTCGAGATCGACAAGCGCTTCGGCGTGAAGGTCCCTGTCGAGGCCTGGACCGAGCAGGTGAACAGCGGCAAGGCCCCGGCCGAGCAGTTCTTCGTCCTCGGCGCGCTGTGCGATCGCATCGACGAGCTGGTCGCGGCCAAGCAGGGCTGA
- a CDS encoding VOC family protein has product MNQPSMNRAATNEAYDRHAESLGHVVELQHVNIRVPDQIAATNFYISGLGLTRDPYLMTGTDNMWANVGISQFHLPSGAPQVLRGTTALVLPDRAALLRRLAGQRRNLEGTRFAFRETEDAVETICPWGNRIRVHAPDAARFGAISLGMPYVEFDVPAGTTPGIARFYREILQAPATAEGGVARALVANGQYLVFRETDAPQPDYDGHHIQITLADFGGPHARLKQAGLISEESNPWQYRFLDIVDPGTGVALFRVEHEVRSMTHPLYARPLVNRNASINNRNYRPGHEAWPFALPPEPG; this is encoded by the coding sequence ATGAACCAGCCCTCGATGAACAGGGCCGCGACCAACGAGGCCTATGACCGGCACGCCGAGTCCCTGGGCCATGTGGTCGAGCTGCAGCATGTGAACATCCGCGTGCCGGACCAGATCGCGGCCACGAATTTCTACATCAGCGGGCTCGGCCTGACGCGCGACCCCTATCTGATGACCGGCACGGACAACATGTGGGCCAATGTGGGCATCAGCCAGTTCCACCTGCCCTCCGGCGCGCCGCAGGTGCTGCGCGGCACCACCGCGCTGGTGCTGCCCGACCGCGCGGCGCTGCTCCGGCGGCTGGCCGGCCAGCGCCGGAACCTCGAGGGCACGCGCTTCGCCTTCCGCGAGACGGAGGATGCGGTGGAGACCATCTGCCCCTGGGGCAACCGCATCCGCGTGCATGCGCCGGATGCGGCGCGCTTCGGGGCGATCAGCCTCGGCATGCCCTATGTGGAGTTCGACGTGCCGGCCGGCACCACGCCCGGCATCGCGCGCTTCTACCGCGAGATCCTGCAGGCCCCCGCCACGGCGGAGGGCGGTGTTGCGCGCGCGCTGGTCGCCAATGGGCAATACCTCGTCTTCCGCGAGACGGATGCGCCGCAGCCCGACTATGACGGCCACCACATCCAGATCACGCTGGCGGATTTCGGCGGGCCGCATGCGCGCCTGAAGCAGGCCGGGCTGATCAGCGAGGAAAGCAACCCCTGGCAGTATCGCTTCCTCGACATCGTGGACCCCGGGACGGGCGTGGCGCTGTTCCGCGTGGAGCACGAGGTGCGGAGCATGACCCATCCGCTCTATGCCCGGCCGCTGGTGAACCGCAACGCGTCCATCAACAACCGCAACTACCGGCCGGGCCACGAGGCCTGGCCCTTCGCCCTGCCGCCCGAGCCGGGCTGA
- a CDS encoding anthranilate synthase component II → MLLLIDNYDSFTFNLYHFLGDLGVEPVVRRNDALTVQDVFAMRPDAVMLSPGPCTPNEAGICLPLIAACAEAKLPLMGVCLGHQAIGQNFGGNVIRAPEPVHGKVWDVLHEGRGVFAGLPSPFRATRYHSLIVERSSLPAELEITAETEDGLIMGLSHRELPIHGVQFHPESIASEHGHAILKNFLAAARVAA, encoded by the coding sequence ATGCTCCTGCTCATCGACAATTACGACAGCTTCACCTTCAACCTCTACCACTTCCTGGGCGATCTGGGGGTGGAGCCGGTGGTGCGCCGCAATGACGCGCTGACCGTGCAGGACGTGTTCGCCATGCGGCCGGATGCGGTGATGCTCTCGCCCGGCCCCTGCACGCCGAACGAGGCCGGGATCTGCCTTCCCCTCATCGCCGCCTGCGCCGAGGCGAAGCTGCCGCTGATGGGCGTCTGCCTCGGCCACCAGGCGATCGGCCAGAATTTCGGCGGCAACGTCATCCGCGCGCCCGAGCCGGTGCATGGCAAGGTCTGGGATGTGCTGCATGAGGGGCGCGGCGTCTTCGCGGGCCTGCCCTCGCCGTTCCGCGCGACCCGCTACCACTCGCTGATCGTCGAGCGATCGAGCCTGCCGGCCGAGCTCGAGATCACCGCGGAGACGGAGGATGGGCTGATCATGGGGCTTTCCCACCGGGAACTGCCCATCCATGGCGTGCAGTTCCACCCGGAGAGCATCGCCTCGGAGCATGGGCATGCGATCCTGAAGAACTTCCTGGCGGCCGCCCGCGTCGCCGCCTGA